One window of the Acetomicrobium thermoterrenum DSM 13490 genome contains the following:
- a CDS encoding sugar transferase, protein MYRKYIKRIIDFILSFIAIVIFSPFLLLIAILIKLDSEGPVLFKQKRIGMHKTHFYMLKFRTMRIDSPKDVPTHLLENPDQWITRMGKILRKTSLDELPQLFNIIKGEMSIIGPRPALWNQYDLIAERDKYGANDVRPGLTGWAQVNGRDELPIEVKARYDGEYVQKMSFMFDLKCLLKTVVSVIKGEGVVEGGTKTLSNNSYYNNVKRSYSNEKDINNRGK, encoded by the coding sequence ATGTATAGAAAATATATTAAAAGAATCATTGACTTTATACTTTCATTCATTGCAATAGTCATCTTTTCGCCGTTTTTATTATTAATAGCCATTTTAATAAAACTTGATTCTGAGGGTCCTGTTTTATTCAAGCAAAAACGAATAGGTATGCACAAAACTCATTTCTATATGCTTAAATTCAGAACGATGAGGATAGATTCCCCAAAGGACGTGCCGACACATTTATTGGAAAATCCGGATCAATGGATCACAAGGATGGGTAAAATTTTAAGGAAAACTAGTTTAGATGAATTACCACAGCTATTCAACATTATAAAAGGTGAGATGAGCATTATAGGGCCTAGGCCCGCATTGTGGAATCAGTATGATCTGATAGCTGAAAGGGATAAATATGGAGCTAATGACGTTAGGCCTGGTCTTACTGGATGGGCACAGGTTAACGGCAGAGATGAACTACCAATTGAAGTAAAAGCCAGATATGATGGCGAATATGTGCAAAAAATGAGTTTCATGTTCGACTTAAAATGTTTGTTAAAGACAGTTGTATCGGTCATAAAAGGAGAAGGGGTTGTTGAGGGAGGGACTAAAACATTATCAAATAACTCTTATTACAATAATGTGAAAAGGAGTTATTCTAATGAAAAAGATATTAATAACCGGGGCAAATAG
- a CDS encoding ABC transporter permease, which produces MYWLLFKTKTGLVIRSTGANPEAVDAAGINVDSVRFKAVLCSSILCGLAGAFYSIGFLGLFTGDIIGGRGWIAFAICFLGNWNPIGDAIGGLIFSLADAFSIVIQTWGFKAIPNEFIIAIPYILTILATISRKEFRVPEYLGVPYIKEGRR; this is translated from the coding sequence ATATATTGGCTTTTATTTAAAACCAAAACAGGGTTGGTGATTCGCTCGACGGGCGCTAATCCCGAGGCTGTGGACGCAGCTGGCATAAACGTTGATTCCGTTAGGTTTAAGGCAGTGTTGTGTTCCAGCATTCTATGTGGCTTGGCTGGCGCATTTTACTCGATAGGGTTTTTAGGATTATTTACTGGGGATATAATTGGCGGTAGGGGATGGATCGCCTTTGCGATATGTTTCCTTGGAAACTGGAACCCGATAGGCGATGCCATCGGCGGGCTGATCTTCAGCTTAGCCGACGCTTTTTCTATCGTAATACAGACATGGGGCTTCAAAGCCATCCCAAACGAATTTATAATCGCCATACCATACATCCTAACTATATTAGCGACGATATCGAGAAAGGAATTCAGGGTTCCCGAATATCTTGGTGTACCCTATATTAAGGAAGGAAGAAGATGA
- a CDS encoding AbrB/MazE/SpoVT family DNA-binding domain-containing protein: MEIAKITSKGQITIPIDIRRKLGVKEGDKILFVEEAGKVYILNASMEALRKTQAAFAGEAQRVGLNDESDVVAMIKELRRERKEK; this comes from the coding sequence ATGGAGATCGCAAAGATCACCTCAAAGGGGCAGATTACCATTCCTATCGATATACGCCGCAAATTGGGGGTCAAGGAGGGCGACAAGATCTTATTTGTCGAGGAAGCAGGAAAGGTATACATTCTTAATGCATCGATGGAGGCCCTAAGGAAGACACAGGCTGCTTTTGCCGGTGAGGCTCAACGCGTTGGATTAAATGACGAAAGCGACGTAGTCGCCATGATAAAAGAACTTCGCCGCGAAAGAAAGGAAAAATAG
- the hepT gene encoding type VII toxin-antitoxin system HepT family RNase toxin codes for MRLSERPLDFDFILKQLQRAPDALMPYRKEVAALLLFGSASRDEVTPLSDIDLAVLYREGLSEWEMFKIHSNLYLDLSRLMHTDDFDLVNLSVAPLTLQFSAIEDKVILVLYDPQALVDFQAKVLGAYLDFYPILREYYKRLIGDSEEPSMDIKLMNQIELLQEYISRLEKIRQKPIEEYLKDETLQAATERYLQIAIETCINIGNRLLSLHQFKGNFKAPKTYADIFKTLASLNVIPKGFADKLARICAMRNIIVHVYWEVDSKLVYRTIHYELDDFSKFLSYVMAFLNKLEEQKG; via the coding sequence ATGCGCTTGAGCGAAAGACCGCTTGATTTTGATTTCATATTAAAACAGCTTCAAAGGGCCCCGGATGCGCTAATGCCCTACAGGAAAGAGGTTGCAGCCCTGCTTTTGTTCGGCTCTGCGAGTCGAGATGAGGTCACGCCTTTGAGCGATATCGACCTGGCAGTTTTGTACCGTGAAGGTTTAAGCGAATGGGAAATGTTTAAGATTCATTCAAATCTTTACCTCGATCTCTCTCGGCTGATGCACACGGATGACTTTGACTTAGTAAATCTAAGTGTTGCACCGTTAACCCTGCAATTTAGCGCAATAGAAGATAAAGTCATCCTGGTCCTTTACGATCCTCAAGCCTTGGTAGATTTTCAGGCTAAGGTTTTGGGCGCTTACCTAGACTTTTATCCGATTCTGCGGGAGTATTACAAGAGACTCATAGGTGATTCGGAGGAGCCTTCAATGGATATTAAATTAATGAACCAAATTGAATTGTTACAGGAATACATAAGTCGCCTTGAAAAGATTCGACAAAAGCCTATAGAGGAATATCTAAAAGATGAAACTTTACAGGCAGCGACGGAACGTTACTTACAAATCGCAATCGAGACGTGTATAAACATAGGCAATCGTTTGCTTTCATTGCATCAGTTTAAGGGCAATTTTAAGGCGCCAAAGACCTATGCAGATATCTTCAAAACACTTGCCTCGCTAAATGTCATCCCTAAAGGTTTTGCCGACAAACTGGCTCGTATATGCGCAATGCGCAACATCATCGTCCATGTATATTGGGAAGTTGATAGCAAGCTAGTTTACCGTACAATCCACTATGAATTGGACGATTTCAGCAAATTTCTTTCGTATGTAATGGCCTTTCTAAATAAGTTGGAGGAACAGAAAGGCTGA
- a CDS encoding phosphomannomutase/phosphoglucomutase yields the protein MTKDLSQVLSAVIREYDIRGIVGEELTPKLSYYLGRAYADYARLKCHRIYDETTVAVGHDCRTASFSLAKALCHGLSDGGLHPLYLGMVTTPIVYYATCALDVAGGIAVTGSHNPPEYDGFKICLGSDTLYGEELKKLGELALRYEKAAPGLAPEISEEDIVTSYKKELLSRTDGKVIARATPKVVIDGGNGTAGPIAKDVLESLGCEVLGLYIKPDGSFPNHHPDPTVEDTLKDLKNEVVSRKADFGIAFDGDGDRIGVVDEKGNVVRGDKLLYLYAKKILEQNPGAVIIGEVKCSKAVFEAIERAGGKPLMWKTGHSLIKAKMKETGALLAGEMSGHMFFADRYFGYDDAIYAACRLVECFAYAKLGDPSVTFSRLFADLPATFATPEIRIACPDDEKEGVVSQVREAISAWPDVQEVITIDGVRAHLNDGWVLVRASNTQPVLVVRCESYISSEHCDMLKYKTLNQIGQIIKPRGSDL from the coding sequence ATGACTAAAGACCTATCCCAAGTGCTATCTGCAGTAATACGGGAATACGACATCAGGGGGATTGTAGGTGAGGAGCTAACCCCAAAGCTTTCTTACTACCTCGGCAGGGCCTACGCGGATTACGCAAGATTAAAATGTCACCGTATATACGACGAAACCACTGTGGCCGTGGGCCACGACTGCCGCACGGCCTCATTTAGCCTGGCAAAAGCTTTATGCCATGGCCTTTCGGATGGAGGGCTTCATCCTTTGTACTTGGGCATGGTGACCACCCCTATCGTATATTACGCAACTTGTGCTTTAGATGTGGCCGGCGGCATAGCCGTGACGGGAAGCCATAACCCGCCGGAATACGACGGCTTTAAGATATGTCTGGGAAGCGACACCCTTTATGGCGAGGAACTTAAAAAACTTGGCGAGCTTGCCCTGCGATACGAAAAGGCCGCTCCGGGACTGGCGCCTGAAATATCAGAAGAAGACATAGTAACGTCATATAAAAAGGAACTTCTGTCGCGTACAGATGGGAAGGTAATAGCACGGGCGACGCCAAAGGTCGTCATCGACGGAGGAAACGGCACAGCCGGGCCTATCGCGAAAGATGTGCTCGAATCGCTGGGCTGTGAAGTCCTTGGATTATATATAAAGCCTGATGGCAGCTTTCCCAACCATCACCCTGACCCCACAGTCGAAGATACCTTGAAGGACCTAAAGAATGAAGTCGTAAGCAGGAAGGCAGATTTCGGCATTGCCTTCGACGGCGACGGCGACAGGATAGGCGTAGTCGACGAAAAGGGCAACGTCGTTCGAGGCGATAAATTGCTTTACCTTTACGCAAAAAAGATACTTGAGCAAAACCCGGGCGCCGTCATCATAGGAGAGGTCAAATGCTCCAAGGCAGTGTTTGAGGCCATAGAAAGGGCCGGAGGGAAACCTTTGATGTGGAAGACGGGCCATTCCCTCATAAAGGCGAAGATGAAAGAAACCGGTGCGCTCCTTGCCGGGGAGATGAGCGGACACATGTTCTTTGCAGACCGTTACTTCGGCTATGATGACGCCATATACGCCGCCTGTAGGTTGGTTGAATGCTTTGCCTATGCAAAGCTTGGCGACCCAAGCGTCACCTTTTCGAGATTATTTGCTGATCTTCCTGCGACTTTTGCGACCCCCGAAATTCGCATAGCCTGTCCTGACGACGAAAAGGAAGGCGTAGTTAGCCAAGTTCGAGAGGCCATATCCGCCTGGCCCGACGTGCAGGAGGTCATAACCATCGACGGCGTTCGAGCTCACTTGAACGACGGTTGGGTCTTGGTGCGCGCCTCAAACACGCAGCCCGTGTTGGTAGTGCGCTGTGAATCCTACATTTCCAGTGAGCATTGCGATATGCTAAAATACAAGACATTAAACCAGATAGGACAAATCATCAAACCTCGAGGGTCAGATCTTTAA
- a CDS encoding mannose-1-phosphate guanylyltransferase/mannose-6-phosphate isomerase — translation MNNLYILILAGGSGTRLWPWSREELPKQFLSLAGEESLFQQTVRRMTKIAQPSNLYIVASDQCSALLRHQMKTVVKFDHDPIIAEPMAKNTCPAIALGLAYLLKSGADPEDLIFVSPSDHIVKDDEAFKEAINSGRQAASEGHIVVFGVKPTRADTGFGYIEIDEERSKGLPYKIVSRFVEKPDEEKAKTYLERGNYLWNGGFFLFKAKRMMEALKSDIPQIGEPASEGYKSLISSFEDLPSISIDYAVMEKEKDVAVVPLDCGWSDIGSWDALYETMEKDEGGNVKKGDVHTIGGKNNLIYANGRLVVGLDVNDLIIADTPDALLVAKRGSSQAVRDVVNYLKDQGRRETTEAPINARPWGTYQILHQGDRFKIKHIVINPGSRLSLQYHHHRTEHWVVVRGTALAVVGGKEIYVHEGESTFIPKSTPHRLVNPGKIPLEIIEVQNGEYVGEDDIIRIEDDYKRTE, via the coding sequence ATGAATAATCTTTATATCTTGATCCTCGCCGGCGGAAGCGGCACTCGCCTGTGGCCTTGGTCGCGGGAGGAGCTGCCCAAGCAGTTTTTGTCCCTGGCAGGCGAAGAAAGCCTGTTTCAGCAAACGGTGAGAAGAATGACAAAGATAGCGCAGCCTTCCAACCTTTATATCGTCGCTTCTGACCAGTGCAGCGCACTTTTACGCCATCAGATGAAGACGGTCGTAAAGTTCGACCACGATCCCATAATAGCAGAACCAATGGCAAAAAATACCTGCCCTGCCATTGCTCTTGGGCTGGCATATTTGCTAAAAAGTGGCGCAGACCCTGAAGACCTGATCTTCGTATCGCCGAGCGACCACATAGTAAAAGACGACGAGGCCTTTAAGGAGGCCATAAATTCGGGACGCCAGGCAGCCAGTGAGGGTCATATAGTTGTATTTGGCGTTAAGCCCACCAGGGCCGATACGGGCTTTGGCTACATAGAGATAGACGAAGAAAGGTCCAAGGGGCTACCTTATAAGATCGTTTCCAGGTTCGTCGAAAAGCCCGACGAGGAAAAAGCTAAAACATACCTTGAAAGAGGAAATTACCTCTGGAACGGTGGGTTTTTTCTGTTTAAGGCAAAAAGGATGATGGAAGCCTTAAAAAGCGACATCCCACAAATAGGCGAGCCTGCCTCTGAAGGTTACAAAAGCTTAATTTCAAGCTTTGAAGACCTGCCTTCAATTTCCATAGACTACGCCGTCATGGAAAAGGAAAAAGACGTTGCAGTAGTGCCCTTAGATTGCGGCTGGTCTGATATTGGCTCCTGGGACGCCTTGTATGAGACCATGGAAAAAGATGAAGGCGGAAACGTCAAAAAAGGAGACGTTCACACCATAGGCGGCAAAAACAACTTGATATACGCAAACGGCCGTCTGGTCGTAGGCCTTGACGTAAATGACTTGATCATAGCGGATACTCCGGATGCCTTGCTCGTCGCAAAAAGAGGCTCTTCTCAGGCCGTCCGTGACGTCGTAAATTACCTGAAAGATCAGGGCCGCCGCGAGACCACCGAGGCACCAATAAACGCCCGACCCTGGGGGACGTATCAGATACTGCACCAGGGAGACAGGTTTAAGATAAAACACATCGTCATAAATCCGGGCTCCAGGCTCAGCCTGCAGTATCACCATCACAGGACCGAGCACTGGGTAGTGGTGCGGGGCACAGCCCTAGCTGTCGTTGGAGGCAAAGAAATTTACGTACACGAAGGAGAAAGTACCTTTATACCCAAAAGCACGCCCCATCGCCTGGTAAACCCCGGCAAGATCCCACTTGAAATAATCGAGGTCCAAAATGGCGAATACGTCGGTGAGGACGACATAATTAGGATAGAAGACGACTACAAAAGGACGGAGTGA
- the wbaP gene encoding undecaprenyl-phosphate galactose phosphotransferase WbaP, whose protein sequence is MQDVDIEAIADYKISDKMSLAESWIMSGFYCLSDLAAIFFAVLLAYFLRKWAPEFILPPSALVTRAYIELWPAIFLFALAYLVSGLYPGVGITAVEELRRTCIATSMVFTILSVWIFLSRVGFIYSRAIFFIAWVLALLFVPLARAVVRYLFGDKSWWGVSAVVMGAAKTGAEIVKILKNTKALGIKPMAILDDDVEKHGKYIEGVTVMGSLELAPHLAKQCNIRWAIMAMPGLDRERLLQVWEENASYFHHVIYIPDLFGFASLGVLPRDFGGILGLEVRQQLLRLGPKIAKAIVDAIVAAVALVVSALLIPFIALFIKLDSKGPVFYRQTRYGKDGKPFKAWKFRTMVENADVVLKEYLARHPELKEEWDRDQKLRDDPRVTRVGKFLRKTSLDELPQIFNVIKGEMSVVGPRPIVQNEIEKYGKYYSLYTKVKPGITGLWQVSGRNDVSYEERVALDAYYVRNWSVWLDLYILARTVPVALFGKGAY, encoded by the coding sequence TTGCAAGATGTCGATATCGAAGCAATAGCTGATTATAAAATAAGCGACAAAATGTCTTTGGCTGAATCCTGGATCATGTCCGGGTTTTACTGCTTAAGCGACCTTGCGGCGATATTTTTTGCCGTGTTGCTTGCATATTTTTTGAGAAAATGGGCACCAGAATTCATACTTCCGCCAAGCGCACTTGTGACTAGAGCTTACATCGAGCTGTGGCCGGCAATTTTTTTGTTTGCACTGGCATATCTAGTCTCAGGGCTTTATCCCGGCGTTGGCATTACGGCCGTCGAGGAGCTGCGCCGGACATGTATCGCGACATCTATGGTTTTTACCATACTTTCCGTTTGGATATTTCTTTCGCGTGTTGGTTTCATCTATTCCCGTGCCATATTTTTCATCGCTTGGGTTCTGGCCCTTTTATTTGTGCCCTTAGCACGAGCAGTTGTTCGATATCTTTTTGGCGATAAAAGCTGGTGGGGAGTTTCTGCTGTCGTTATGGGTGCCGCCAAGACCGGAGCTGAAATCGTTAAGATATTAAAAAATACGAAAGCACTGGGCATAAAGCCCATGGCAATCTTAGATGACGACGTCGAAAAACACGGCAAATATATTGAAGGCGTGACAGTGATGGGAAGCTTGGAGCTTGCCCCCCATCTTGCCAAACAGTGCAATATAAGATGGGCGATAATGGCCATGCCGGGTTTAGACAGGGAAAGGTTGCTTCAAGTTTGGGAAGAAAACGCCTCGTATTTTCACCATGTCATCTACATCCCCGACCTTTTTGGCTTTGCAAGCCTTGGCGTCTTGCCGAGGGACTTTGGAGGCATATTGGGCTTGGAGGTGCGCCAGCAGCTTTTGCGTTTAGGCCCAAAAATTGCCAAGGCCATTGTGGATGCGATCGTAGCGGCAGTTGCCCTTGTGGTTTCTGCACTTCTTATACCTTTTATTGCACTGTTTATAAAGCTCGATTCAAAGGGCCCCGTGTTTTACAGGCAAACGAGATACGGCAAAGACGGCAAGCCCTTCAAAGCATGGAAGTTCAGGACCATGGTCGAAAATGCCGATGTCGTTTTAAAAGAATATTTAGCAAGGCATCCGGAGCTTAAGGAAGAGTGGGACAGAGACCAAAAATTGCGAGACGACCCACGAGTGACCCGCGTCGGCAAGTTCTTAAGAAAGACAAGCCTTGACGAATTGCCTCAGATCTTTAACGTCATCAAAGGAGAGATGAGCGTAGTGGGCCCAAGGCCAATCGTTCAAAATGAGATAGAAAAATACGGAAAATACTATTCCCTTTATACTAAAGTTAAGCCTGGAATAACTGGATTGTGGCAAGTGTCGGGACGCAACGATGTCTCTTATGAAGAGCGTGTCGCATTGGACGCGTACTACGTCCGCAACTGGTCCGTATGGCTTGATCTTTACATCCTTGCCCGCACCGTTCCGGTAGCCCTTTTTGGCAAGGGCGCCTACTAG
- a CDS encoding glycosyltransferase family 4 protein encodes MVSLEGTYTLIKVAIVHDWLVTYAGAERLLEEIINCFPEADLFAIVDFVPQNERGFLKDKAVKTSFIQKLPLAKKKYRAYLPFMPLAVEQFDLSGYNIVISSSHAVAKGAITGPDQLHISYVHSPMRYAWDLQHQYLKETGLDRGLKGWLAKRELHKLRMWDLRTANGVDHFLANSRFIARRIWKVYRREATVIYPPVDIDSFTLCEQKEDFFLTASRMVPYKKIDLIANAFSLMPDKRLYIIGDGPDFDKVKSKSGANVELLGYQPFEVLRDYMQRAKAFVFAAEEDFGIVPIEAQACGTPVIAYGKGGALESVTEGETGLFFDAQTTPSIIEAVHRFEDMKDSFIPAKIREKSLRFSKDRFKREFMSFVNDAWKKFKSQ; translated from the coding sequence ATGGTCAGTTTGGAGGGAACATACACATTGATTAAAGTTGCCATTGTTCATGATTGGCTTGTCACGTATGCAGGAGCAGAACGGTTGCTAGAAGAGATCATAAATTGCTTTCCCGAGGCGGATCTTTTCGCCATTGTGGACTTTGTTCCACAGAATGAACGAGGCTTTTTAAAGGATAAGGCTGTGAAGACATCTTTTATACAAAAGCTTCCCCTTGCCAAAAAGAAATACAGGGCTTACCTGCCCTTTATGCCTTTGGCGGTGGAGCAGTTTGACCTTTCAGGCTACAATATAGTCATCTCAAGCTCACATGCCGTGGCAAAGGGCGCCATAACCGGGCCCGATCAGCTTCATATAAGTTATGTCCACTCTCCAATGCGGTATGCCTGGGATCTTCAGCATCAGTATTTAAAAGAGACAGGCCTTGATCGCGGCTTGAAGGGTTGGCTTGCAAAAAGAGAGCTTCATAAGCTTCGGATGTGGGATTTGAGGACTGCCAATGGAGTCGATCATTTTCTCGCCAATTCCCGCTTCATCGCTAGAAGGATTTGGAAGGTATACCGCAGGGAAGCGACGGTAATATATCCTCCTGTTGATATAGATTCCTTCACGCTCTGCGAACAAAAAGAGGACTTTTTCCTAACTGCTTCTCGCATGGTTCCCTACAAGAAGATTGACCTGATAGCTAACGCATTTTCTCTCATGCCTGATAAACGCCTTTACATCATAGGTGACGGCCCGGATTTCGATAAGGTAAAATCTAAATCGGGGGCAAACGTCGAACTTTTGGGATATCAACCCTTTGAGGTGCTTAGAGATTACATGCAGCGAGCCAAAGCCTTTGTCTTTGCAGCCGAGGAGGACTTCGGCATCGTGCCCATAGAAGCACAAGCCTGCGGCACACCCGTTATAGCTTACGGCAAAGGCGGTGCGCTTGAGAGTGTAACCGAAGGCGAGACAGGCCTATTTTTTGACGCTCAAACCACACCAAGCATCATCGAAGCGGTACATAGGTTTGAAGATATGAAGGATAGCTTTATTCCTGCAAAGATACGAGAAAAGTCCCTGCGTTTTTCAAAGGATCGCTTTAAAAGGGAGTTTATGAGCTTTGTTAACGATGCCTGGAAGAAGTTTAAGTCCCAATGA
- a CDS encoding glycosyltransferase family 4 protein, producing the protein MNKICINTRVLSSSLSGVQRYTLELLDRLQSELQPIAPKKPLHGIAGHIWEQFVLPTRLKGNLLFSPSNTGPLIVERQVVTIHDITPLDHPEWLNPMFARWYQFLIPRLVHKAQKVIAVSEFTKSRICDVASLKPNKVIVIYNGIDERFRPKSFEEIDQVKDALGIADFRYILTVATIEPRKNLQRLLEAWSTICSRLPRDVWLVVAGAKGKDIIFKNTSLDKLPPKVCMPGYVPDEYLPTLYSGAIALVYVSLYEGFGLPPLEAMACGTPVLTSNVTSIPEVVGDAALTVDPYDIDAIAEGIKRLVEDNNLRKELSQKGLARAKLFSWDRTAEVTWSVLKEAATCDGQFGGNIHID; encoded by the coding sequence TTGAACAAGATTTGTATAAATACTCGGGTACTTTCCTCGTCTTTGTCAGGGGTTCAAAGATATACTCTAGAATTACTGGATAGACTGCAAAGCGAATTACAACCTATTGCACCTAAGAAACCCTTGCACGGAATTGCTGGCCATATTTGGGAACAGTTTGTCTTACCTACAAGATTAAAGGGGAATTTGCTTTTTAGTCCATCCAATACAGGACCACTAATAGTGGAGAGACAAGTTGTAACAATTCACGATATTACACCGTTAGATCACCCCGAGTGGCTGAATCCTATGTTTGCAAGATGGTATCAATTTTTGATCCCTCGTTTGGTTCATAAGGCGCAAAAGGTCATTGCTGTATCTGAGTTTACAAAAAGTAGGATTTGTGATGTTGCATCATTGAAACCTAATAAAGTTATTGTCATTTACAATGGCATAGATGAACGTTTTCGACCTAAATCTTTTGAGGAAATAGACCAAGTTAAGGATGCACTCGGAATTGCAGATTTTAGATATATTCTTACAGTGGCGACCATTGAGCCTCGAAAAAACCTGCAGAGGTTACTTGAAGCATGGAGCACTATATGCTCGCGTTTGCCTCGAGACGTTTGGTTAGTGGTGGCCGGAGCTAAAGGAAAGGATATAATTTTTAAAAACACTTCGCTTGATAAACTACCTCCAAAAGTGTGCATGCCCGGATATGTTCCAGACGAATATCTTCCTACATTATATTCTGGTGCTATTGCATTAGTATACGTATCTTTGTATGAAGGCTTTGGCCTTCCCCCTCTTGAGGCAATGGCCTGTGGTACGCCGGTGTTGACATCTAACGTGACATCTATTCCGGAGGTAGTCGGTGATGCTGCACTAACTGTTGATCCCTATGATATAGATGCAATAGCTGAAGGCATTAAGCGTCTGGTGGAAGATAACAATTTGCGAAAAGAGCTGTCGCAAAAGGGCCTTGCTCGTGCTAAGCTATTTAGTTGGGATAGAACTGCAGAAGTTACATGGAGTGTGCTCAAGGAAGCTGCAACTTGTGATGGTCAGTTTGGAGGGAACATACACATTGATTAA
- the murJ gene encoding murein biosynthesis integral membrane protein MurJ, protein MFRAFLVLSSGSVIGKFIGFLREILMAALFGTGTYVAAYRVAQTAMLMPIEFFLTNSLEAGFVPLYVRYAKEDPKKARAFLTVTVMLFLLLAGIIFLFLYLGSSWWVKTLAPGMDDTSKALTASMLHVMALAVPLYILGMLMAYLEMAHDRYLTASLRSTIQSVGLISGSLLAIYFKNPLFLAWGFVFAYLFYLLWLLSSLYNLGLLHFKATLSRHLAIETFRAFWKSVRPVLIVPLLIQGNIAIERIVASLIGSTAIAAVDYAKFVTETGVILVAAPLGMVGLSALSGLDPDLVRQKVGQIANIVLIFMIPISLFIACNNVDIVHILYARGAFDQESVEVTSEILLGFSIGMWAQVLSYYFIRVLNSQLRNTEVLIYTSISILVDVGIKLLLYKNFGPVVLGLGLSVNFIVLWLFTTYALNLYKELKDTFLSLTVGSLFYIVTYIFISQKLIGLSHIVHFISIATISCLYWIFYVLLQPRLRKYVYLLIGSLHDLF, encoded by the coding sequence TTGTTTAGGGCATTTTTAGTGCTTTCTTCTGGTAGTGTTATTGGTAAATTCATTGGTTTTTTAAGAGAAATTCTAATGGCAGCACTTTTTGGCACGGGAACTTATGTGGCAGCCTATCGCGTTGCACAAACCGCTATGCTCATGCCGATAGAATTTTTTTTGACGAATAGCTTGGAAGCCGGTTTTGTCCCGCTATATGTCAGGTATGCTAAAGAAGATCCAAAAAAGGCTAGGGCTTTTTTAACCGTTACTGTGATGCTCTTTCTGTTGCTTGCAGGGATCATTTTTTTGTTTCTTTACTTGGGATCTTCTTGGTGGGTTAAGACACTGGCTCCAGGTATGGATGATACAAGCAAAGCCTTAACGGCTTCCATGCTTCACGTCATGGCATTGGCTGTTCCTTTATATATACTGGGAATGCTTATGGCCTATCTGGAAATGGCCCATGATAGGTATTTGACTGCTTCTTTACGTTCTACCATACAAAGCGTTGGATTAATTTCTGGTTCACTACTTGCGATTTACTTTAAAAATCCCTTATTTTTAGCCTGGGGGTTTGTTTTTGCATACTTATTTTATTTACTGTGGCTTTTATCTAGTTTATATAATCTTGGTTTGTTGCATTTTAAAGCAACCTTGTCACGACACTTGGCAATAGAAACTTTTAGGGCCTTTTGGAAGAGTGTACGACCTGTCCTTATCGTTCCCCTTTTGATTCAGGGGAATATAGCAATTGAAAGGATCGTTGCATCCTTAATTGGGAGTACGGCTATCGCTGCCGTTGATTACGCAAAATTTGTCACGGAAACTGGAGTGATTTTAGTTGCTGCGCCTTTGGGCATGGTGGGACTATCTGCTTTAAGTGGTTTGGACCCAGATTTAGTTCGCCAAAAGGTGGGACAGATAGCTAATATCGTTTTGATTTTTATGATTCCGATTTCCCTTTTCATAGCATGCAACAATGTTGATATTGTTCATATCCTATACGCTAGAGGAGCATTTGATCAAGAATCAGTAGAAGTAACTTCAGAGATATTGCTAGGCTTTTCGATAGGCATGTGGGCTCAAGTGTTATCGTATTATTTTATAAGAGTGTTGAATTCACAGTTGCGAAATACAGAAGTGCTAATATATACTAGCATTTCAATATTGGTTGATGTAGGAATAAAGCTATTATTATATAAAAACTTTGGTCCTGTGGTTTTGGGATTGGGCCTTAGTGTAAATTTTATAGTTTTATGGTTATTTACAACATATGCTTTAAACTTATATAAAGAGTTAAAGGACACTTTTTTATCACTAACGGTAGGTTCCCTATTCTACATTGTAACATATATATTTATTAGTCAAAAGCTTATTGGACTTTCGCATATTGTTCATTTTATTTCTATAGCTACTATATCTTGCTTATATTGGATATTTTATGTATTATTACAACCGCGTTTAAGAAAATATGTCTATTTGCTAATTGGAAGTTTACATGATCTATTTTGA